Below is a genomic region from Pseudomonas sp. JQ170C.
TGGTGGGCCAGGGCCAGGACGTCTTCGATCGCAAGCGGCGACTCGCCGAAGGTCACAGGCTCATGCACGGGCATCGTCATCGGTCTTCCAGAAAGGGTAGAAATTGAACCATTGCTGTGGCGCTTGCAGGCAGTAATGCCCCAGGCGGTCGGCATAGCGCCCGGCCCACTCGGCGATCACCGGGTCGCGCTGGCCACGGCGCCACTCGATGGTGCTGGCGAAGGGTTCGAGCATCACCTGATAGCGCCCTTGCTGCTTGAGGCAGAACAGCAAGTTGAGCGGGCACTTGAGCAGCCCGGCCAACAACCAGGGGCCTTGGGGAAACGCCGCCGGGTGGCCGAGAAAGTCTACCTCGACGGTGCGCGCACCGTGCAGCGGCACGCGATCACCGGCAATCGCCAGCCACTCGCCACGTTCCAGGCGCTCGCTCAGTTGCAGCATGATCGCCGGGTCCAGCTCGCTCACCTGGATCAGGCGCAGGTGCGTGGCCCCGGCTTCGCCAAGCAGGCGATTGAAGCGTTCGGCATGTTTGGTGTGGACCAGCACATTCATGGTCACCTGTTCGCCCAGCTCGGCCAGGGCGCGACACACCTCAAGGTTGCCCAGGTGGGCACCGACCAGCATCTGCCCGCGCTCACCGCGCAATTGCTGGCGCAGCTGGGCCGGGTCGATGATTTCGATCTGCTCAAGGCTCAGCTTGCCGTTCCACACGTCTAGCTTGTCGAGCAAGGCATCGGCAAACGCCATGAACTGGCCGAACACCCGCCTGTGGCTGGGCAGCAAGTCGGGGCGGTTGCTCCACTCGGCCAGGCGCTGCTGGTACTGCCAGGCACTGCGCCGGGCTTGTCGGCCGAACAGGAAAAAGTACAGCACCACGCCGTAGAGGATCGGGCTGAGCAGGCGCCGGCCAAGCAACCGGGTGCCCAGGGCGGTCAGTTTCATCAGCCAGAAACTGCCCCGCTCCTGTTGCTCGGCCCAGTGCTGCTCGCTGCGGCTCATGCCTGCCACCGCTGCCAGAGAATTACCGGCGCGCGCAGCAGCATGCCGAAGAACAGCTTGGCGTGCATGCGTGAAATCAGTGCGTTGTCGTGCACCAGGCGAAAGTGCGACAGGCCGTCGGCCGGGTAATGCACACGGGTCGGCAGCCAGCGCATGGGCTGGTTGCGCCAGGCCAGGCGCACCAGGATCTCCGTGTCGAAGTCCATGCGCGTGCCCAGCTTCACCGCGTTGATCAAGGCCAGGGCAGGCGCCAGGGGGTAGACGCGAAAGCCGCACATCGAGTCGCGGATCTGCAGCGACAGGGTGTTGATCCAGACCCACACATGGGTGAGGTAGCGGGCATACAGGCGGCCCTTGGGCACGCTGGCGTCGAACTGTGGGTAACCGCAGATCAGCGCTTGCGGGTGGGCCTCGGACTGTTCGAGAAAGCGGCGCACATCGGTCAGGTCGTGCTGGCCGTCGGCATCTACTTGCAGGGCATGGGTAAAGCCCAGGCGTGCGGCTTCACGCAGGCCGGCCATGACCGCGCCACCCTTGCCCTGGTTGAGCGCCAGTGACACCAGATGGACCCGCTCGTGTTCGGCCAGTTGCTGCAACACTGCCGCGCAGGCCGGGCTGCTGGCGTCGTCCACCAGCACGCAGGGCAAACCTGCCGCCAGCAGTTCGGCGACCACGGCCGGCACGGCGCGTTCATGGTTGTACACCGGGATCACCGCGCAGGGCTTATGCACCGATGGCCTCCAGCACGATACGGCCGCTGGAGCAGGTTTCAGCGGCGTTGCTGAAGGTGAAGTAGAGCTTGCCGCGCTCGCGGTCGAAGCGCAGGTGCAGCGCCAGCAGGTCACCCGGGCGCACCACGCGCTGGAACTTGATCACTTCCATGCCGACAAAGCGCCGGGGGCAGTCCAGCAGGGCCTGGCCCAGCTCGATGGCCCAATCGACCTGCACCACCCCGGGCAGCACCGGCGTCTGCGGAAAGTGACCGCTGAAGTAGGCCAGGTCGGCCGGCACGGCAAGTTGCAGGTGCAGTTCGTGGCCTTGCAGCGTCTGGCTGATCACCTCGGGGCCGGTAGCGCGCGGTGCGTGCAGCAGTGCTTCGACGTCAGCCTGGGGCAGTTTGCCCTGGCTGTTGAACGGCAGCTGGCGCAGCAGGCGCCAGCGTCGCGGCAGGGCCAGGGCTTCGCAGTGCTGGCTCAGGTGCGCGCGCAAGCCGTCGGTGATGGCGCGTCGGCCCTGGTTGCGCAGGGCATGCAGCCCGGCGGCGCTGAGTACCAGCAAGGCGCCCAGCGAGGCGCGGCTTTCCTGGACCACGGCCAGCCGCGTGTCTTCGACCCAGGGGTGGTCGAGCAGGGCTTGTTCCAGCATCGGCAACGAGATGCGCTTTTCTTCCAGCTTGACGATGCGGTCCAGGCGCCCGAGCAGGCGAAAGCGACCATCGGCGGAAAACTCGACGGCATCGGCGCTTTGCTCGATATGCCCTGCGGGCAGGTAGGGCGAGGCGATGCGCAGGGCGCCTTCGGCATTCTGGCTCAGGCGCACACCGGCGAACGGCTGCCACAGGCTGTCGCCCTGACGCCAGGCGATGCCGCCGGTCTCGGAGCTGCCGAGAATCTCGGTGGGCCATTGTCCCAGGCGTTGCTGCAAGGCGCGCGCAGCCTCGGCGGGCAACTCGCCCCCGGAGGAGAACACCCGGCGCACCTGGCTCAGGGCAGGCCAGTCGAGGTTGTCGCCCATGCGCTTGAGCAGGGCGGGGCTGGCGACCCAGGCGAAGGTCGGGTGCTGGCGGCTGGCGCGCTGCAGGTCTTCGGGGAAGGGCAATTGGCGACGCAGGAACGGCCGGCCGGCGCACAGCGGCCAGAGCACGCGAAACAGCAAGCCGTAGATGTGCTGGGCGGCGACACTGCCGATGATGCAGGCCGTACCCAGTTCGGCGCCCCAGCAGTGCTCCAGCGCCACCACTTCGTTGGCCAGCTGGCGCAGGGTCTTGTCGATGCGCTTGGGTTCGCCACTGGAGCCGGAGGTACACAGGCTCAGGCGGCAGGTATCGAGATCGAGGTCGGCAGCGGCCAGGGGGGCTTCGAGCAGTGATTCAAGCGCCTGGTCCTGTTCGCTGATCCACAGATCGACAGCGTCTTGCCAGCGCAGGCGGGTCTGGGGTTGCAGGTCGGCGGGCAGGAGCACCTCTACACCGGCGCGCCAGGCGCCCAGCAGTGCGATGGCCAGGTCGGCGGCATCTTCCAGGTGTATGGCAACGCTGCGCACGCCACGTCGCTGCAGGCCTGCGGCCAGTTGCAGGGCTTTGTCGCAGAGCTCGGCATGGTCCAGCGCCGGGTCCAGGGTGACCGGACGCGGCGCAGGGGCCGGGTGCAGGAGCTGCTCAAGGTTCAACCAGATCATGAGCGTCCTCGCACGCGTTGTCGTATCAGCCATTCAATGGCGAACAGCAGGCCCATCAAGCCATAGGCGATCAGGCCGTTGTACAGGGTCCACCAGCTCAGGGGCGCCCACAGGGTCAGTGCGGTGGCGACCAGGCCGTTGGCCAGGAAAAACACGCACCAGGCCTGAGTGACCTGGCGGGTATAGCGGATGGCGGCATCGGGCAGTTGCGGCTCTCGCAGCCGCGCCAGACGCTCGACCACCGGCGGGCCGAACTTCAGGCTCAGGCCGAACAGGCCGAGCAGGCAGGCGTTGATCAGGACCGGATACCAGCGCAGCAGCGCCGGGCTGTCGAGCAGCGCCAGCACGGCAAAGAAGCCGATGACGACCACTGCCATCCAGTGCCCGCCCGGGCGGCGCGGCTCGCTCAGGGCGCGGGCCAGCCACAGCCCTGCCAGCAGCAGGGCGAATTGCCAGGGGGCAAAATGGGCCATGCCGAAATACACCGCAAAGGGGTACAGCAGACCGGCCACGACCAGGCCGAGGCCGATCAGGCGTTTCATGCCGCCGGGCTGACCAGGCGGTACACCGCCTCGACCACGTCATTGACGGTGCGCACGGCCTTGAAGTCCTCGGCGGTGATTTTCTTGCCGGTCTGGCGCTTGATGTGATCGAGCAGGTCGACCGCGTCGATGCTGTCGATTTCCAGGTCCTTGTACAGGTTCGAGTCCAGGCTGATGCGCTCGGGTTCCAGTTCGAACAATTCGACCAGCGCATCGCGCAGGGTAGTGAAGATGTCTTCGCGGGTTTGCATGGTGCTGTCTCAGGCGGCCTGTTTGGCGGTGACGAAAGCGGCGAGGCTGGTCACGCTGGTGAAATGGTTGCGGGTGTCCTTGGCGTCGGCGTCGATCTTGATGCCGTACTTTTTCTGGATGGCCAGGCCAAGTTCCAGGGCGTCCACCGAATCCAGGCCAAGGCCTTCGCCGAAC
It encodes:
- a CDS encoding phosphopantetheine-binding protein, with translation MSVPQHDLNRDIKLLIIEALGLEDISAQDIDDDQPLFGEGLGLDSVDALELGLAIQKKYGIKIDADAKDTRNHFTSVTSLAAFVTAKQAA
- a CDS encoding LpxL/LpxP family acyltransferase, with the protein product MSRSEQHWAEQQERGSFWLMKLTALGTRLLGRRLLSPILYGVVLYFFLFGRQARRSAWQYQQRLAEWSNRPDLLPSHRRVFGQFMAFADALLDKLDVWNGKLSLEQIEIIDPAQLRQQLRGERGQMLVGAHLGNLEVCRALAELGEQVTMNVLVHTKHAERFNRLLGEAGATHLRLIQVSELDPAIMLQLSERLERGEWLAIAGDRVPLHGARTVEVDFLGHPAAFPQGPWLLAGLLKCPLNLLFCLKQQGRYQVMLEPFASTIEWRRGQRDPVIAEWAGRYADRLGHYCLQAPQQWFNFYPFWKTDDDARA
- a CDS encoding AMP-binding protein, with translation MIWLNLEQLLHPAPAPRPVTLDPALDHAELCDKALQLAAGLQRRGVRSVAIHLEDAADLAIALLGAWRAGVEVLLPADLQPQTRLRWQDAVDLWISEQDQALESLLEAPLAAADLDLDTCRLSLCTSGSSGEPKRIDKTLRQLANEVVALEHCWGAELGTACIIGSVAAQHIYGLLFRVLWPLCAGRPFLRRQLPFPEDLQRASRQHPTFAWVASPALLKRMGDNLDWPALSQVRRVFSSGGELPAEAARALQQRLGQWPTEILGSSETGGIAWRQGDSLWQPFAGVRLSQNAEGALRIASPYLPAGHIEQSADAVEFSADGRFRLLGRLDRIVKLEEKRISLPMLEQALLDHPWVEDTRLAVVQESRASLGALLVLSAAGLHALRNQGRRAITDGLRAHLSQHCEALALPRRWRLLRQLPFNSQGKLPQADVEALLHAPRATGPEVISQTLQGHELHLQLAVPADLAYFSGHFPQTPVLPGVVQVDWAIELGQALLDCPRRFVGMEVIKFQRVVRPGDLLALHLRFDRERGKLYFTFSNAAETCSSGRIVLEAIGA
- a CDS encoding acyl carrier protein: MQTREDIFTTLRDALVELFELEPERISLDSNLYKDLEIDSIDAVDLLDHIKRQTGKKITAEDFKAVRTVNDVVEAVYRLVSPAA
- a CDS encoding glycosyltransferase family 2 protein gives rise to the protein MHKPCAVIPVYNHERAVPAVVAELLAAGLPCVLVDDASSPACAAVLQQLAEHERVHLVSLALNQGKGGAVMAGLREAARLGFTHALQVDADGQHDLTDVRRFLEQSEAHPQALICGYPQFDASVPKGRLYARYLTHVWVWINTLSLQIRDSMCGFRVYPLAPALALINAVKLGTRMDFDTEILVRLAWRNQPMRWLPTRVHYPADGLSHFRLVHDNALISRMHAKLFFGMLLRAPVILWQRWQA